From the Brassica napus cultivar Da-Ae chromosome A8, Da-Ae, whole genome shotgun sequence genome, one window contains:
- the LOC106361500 gene encoding protein RER1A has protein sequence MDVGGGDSGSVATPVQQKAHEAWRIYQHYLDKTTPHATYRWIGTLVVALAYCLRVYYIQGFYIIAYGLGIYLLNLLIGFLSPLVDPEAAGGSDGPSLPTRGSDEFKPFIRRLPEFKFWYSMTKAFCIAFVMTFFSVFDVPVFWPILLCYWIVLFVLTMRRQISHMIKYKYIPFSFGKQKYGGRSGSGPRAD, from the exons ATGGACGTAGGCGGAGGTGATAGTGGTTCAGTGGCGACCCCTGTTCAGCAGAAAGCTCATGAGGCGTGGAGGATCTACCAGCATTACCTCGACAAGACTACACCTCACGCTACTTACAGGTGGATTGGGACTCTTGTCGTGGCCCTTGCCTACTGTTTGAGGGTTTACTATATCCAGGGCTTCTACATCATCGCTTATGGACTTGGGATCTACCTTTTGAATCTGCTTATTGGGTTCTTGTCCCCTCTTGTTGATCCTGAGGCTGCTGGGGGTTCTGATGGACCTTCTCTTCCTACTAGAGGCTCTGATGAGTTCAAGCCTTTCATCCGCCGTCTCCCTGAGTTCAAGTTCTG GTATTCGATGACAAAGGCATTCTGCATTGCGTTTGTGATGACATTCTTCTCGGTGTTTGACGTGCCTGTGTTCTGGCCTATCCTGCTTTGCTATTGGATTGTTCTCTTTGTTCTCACCATGAGACGCCAGATCTCCCACATGATCAAGTACAAGTACATCCCTTTCAGCTTCGGCAAACAG AAATATGGTGGACGAAGCGGCAGCGGCCCACGTGCGGACTGA
- the LOC106361498 gene encoding 40S ribosomal protein S25-4 has translation MAPKKDKVPPPSSKPAKSGGGKQKKKKWSKGKQKEKVNNMVLFDQATYDKLLTEAPKFKLITPSILSDRMRINGSLARRAIMELMAKGVIRMVAAHSSQQIYTRATNT, from the exons ATG GCGCCAAAGAAGGACAAGGTCCCGCCACCATCATCAAAGCCGGCGAAATCCGGAGGTggaaagcagaagaagaag AAGTGGAGCAAGGGAAAGCAAAAGGAGAAGGTGAACAACATGGTGTTGTTTGATCAGGCTACTTACgacaagcttctcactgaagctcCCAAGTTCAAGCTCATCACTCCTTCCATTCTCTCCGACCGTATGAGG ATTAACGGTTCTCTAGCAAGGAGGGCTATTATGGAGCTAATGGCGAAAGGAGTGATAAGGATGGTCGCTGCTCACTCGAGCCAGCAGATCTACACTCGTGCCACCAACACTTAa
- the LOC106361499 gene encoding phenylcoumaran benzylic ether reductase 1, producing MASKSSILFIGGTGYIGKYIVEASARSGHPTLVLVRNSTLTSPSRSTTIDNFKNLGVRFLLGDLNDHTSLVNSIKQADVVISTVGHSLLGQQDKILSAIKEAGNVKRFFPSEFGNDVDRAQSVEPAKSAYATKAMFRRKIEEEGIPYTIVSCNFFAGYFLPTLAQPGATSPPRDKVIIMGDGTPKAVFNKEEDIGTYTIKAVDDPRTLNKILYVRPPMNTYSFNDLVSLWEKKIGKTLERIHVPEEQILKQITEASPPLNVLLSLCHCVFVKGGQTNFEIEPCFGVEASELYPDVKYTTVDEILDNYV from the exons atggcgAGTAAGAGTAGCATCCTGTTCATCGGAGGAACTGGTTACATCGGGAAGTATATAGTGGAAGCGAGCGCGAGATCCGGACATCCAACACTCGTCCTCGTTCGAAACTCCACGCTCACCAGCCCCTCACGATCCACCACCATCGACAATTTCAAGAACCTCGGCGTTCGCTTTCTACTC GGAGACCTTAACGATCATACGAGTCTCGTGAATTCGATCAAGCAAGCTGATGTGGTGATATCCACCGTTGGACACTCTCTCTTGGGTCAACAAGACAAGATACTCTCTGCTATTAAAGAAGCTGGTAACGTTAAG AGATTCTTTCCGTCGGAGTTTGGAAATGATGTGGACCGTGCTCAGAGTGTTGAGCCTGCCAAGTCAGCGTATGCTACAAAGGCAATGTTCCGGAGGAAGATTGAGGAAGAAGGGATACCATACACTATTGTCTCTTGCAACTTCTTTGCTGGCTACTTCCTCCCTACTTTGGCACAGCCTGGTGCTACTTCTCCTCCGCGTGATAAAGTCATCATTATGGGTGATGGAACCCCCAAAG CTGTGttcaacaaggaagaagacataGGGACATACACAATCAAGGCCGTAGATGATCCAAGAACCTTAAACAAGATCTTATACGTTAGGCCACCAATGAACACCTACTCATTCAACGATCTCGTCTCGCTTTGGGAGAAAAAGATTGGGAAAACACTCGAAAGAATCCACGTTCCTGAAGAACAAATCCTCAAACAGATAACGG AAGCTTCGCCTCCACTGAACGTGTTGCTATCACTTTGTCATTGCGTATTTGTGAAAGGAGGACAAACAAACTTCGAAATAGAACCTTGCTTTGGAGTAGAAGCTTCTGAGCTTTACCCTGATGTCAAATACACTACTGTCGATGAAATCCTCGACAACTACGTCTAA
- the LOC125575111 gene encoding protein PXR1-like, with product MDSFSSQKTKPRKTKRLAKKSRVQIILDLFYRAIEIVLVLVTVAKLCYQLVITLHDSGVAAVVIANRNLAFVVANAIVIALIAKSGLLLNQEVVTKSKRNALYEEFVQESSRRDEGKQSEAEKETLSITETIAKQSKPEKATKQRDSVKREKQSIVEHQEKKMEKQKRQSQSYQRSRSENLEGLEKSSCGILRRSETDTSSDRFDSEDELRYKIESFIARQRRNQNDD from the coding sequence ATGGATTCTTTTAGCTCTCAGAAAACTAAACCAAGAAAGACAAAAAGGCTTGCGAAAAAGTCTCGTGTTCAGATAATCTTGGACCTGTTTTACCGGGCGATCGAGATAGTTCTTGTTCTGGTTACAGTAGCTAAGCTATGCTATCAGCTCGTTATCACGTTGCATGATTCTGGTGTCGCCGCGGTTGTTATCGCAAACCGCAATCTTGCGTTTGTTGTAGCAAACGCGATAGTCATCGCTCTAATCGCGAAATCAGGCCTTCTCTTGAATCAAGAAGTTGTTACGAAGTCCAAACGCAACGCTCTTTACGAGGAGTTTGTTCAAGAGAGCTCAAGGAGAGATGAAGGAAAACAGAGCGAAGCAGAGAAAGAGACACTGAGCATAACTGAGACCATAGCCAAACAGAGCAAACCTGAGAAGGCTACAAAACAGAGAGATTCAGTGAAGAGAGAGAAGCAAAGCATAGTTGAGCATcaagagaagaagatggagaaacaGAAGAGACAAAGTCAGAGCTACCAACGAAGCAGGTCGGAGAATTTGGAGGGTTTGGAGAAGAGTTCATGTGGAATATTAAGGAGATCAGAGACGGATACGTCATCTGATAGATTTGATTCTGAAGATGAACTCCGGTACAAGATCGAGTCTTTCATTGCAAGGCAGAGGAGGAATCAAAATGATGATTAG